One Antiquaquibacter oligotrophicus genomic region harbors:
- a CDS encoding class I SAM-dependent methyltransferase, producing the protein MDATELRELLSLEGLRLLDSLPQWDSAADVVRTVSALRREGHPPARVAAALAQSRLRSRAETKFGPFAERMLFTEAGLEQATRLSVAAQHAGRFQRAGIGWVADLGCGIGADAMALASLDIEVTAVERDEVTAAVAAYNLAPWSNARVEHGTAEEADLAGIGGVYLDPARRDGVKRLANPADWSPSLDFAFDLATRLPTGVKLGPGIDRDLIPDDAEAQWVSVDRDVVELGLWFGAVARAGIRRSALVIGSHGVAELSAERDSEDEPVGTLGEYVYEPDGAVIRARLIGDLARSLGGRMLSPTIAYLTADTAVQTPFASAFRVVEEFPLDKRTLKKELAAREIGTLEIKKRGVDIDPATFRSSLGLAGSESATLILTRVGERRRALLAERVG; encoded by the coding sequence ATGGATGCCACGGAGCTGCGCGAACTTCTCTCGCTCGAGGGGCTACGGCTCCTCGATTCGCTCCCCCAGTGGGACAGCGCGGCGGACGTCGTGCGCACGGTGTCCGCGCTGCGACGCGAGGGGCATCCACCCGCCCGAGTCGCAGCGGCGCTCGCGCAATCGCGTCTACGATCCCGCGCCGAGACAAAATTCGGCCCGTTTGCCGAGCGCATGCTCTTCACCGAGGCTGGCCTCGAGCAGGCCACCCGACTCTCCGTCGCCGCGCAGCACGCTGGGCGATTCCAGCGTGCCGGTATCGGATGGGTCGCCGATCTCGGCTGCGGGATCGGCGCGGACGCCATGGCGCTCGCCTCCCTCGACATCGAAGTGACCGCCGTGGAACGCGACGAAGTCACCGCCGCCGTTGCCGCCTACAACCTCGCGCCGTGGTCGAACGCGCGCGTCGAACACGGCACGGCAGAGGAGGCAGACCTCGCGGGGATCGGCGGTGTCTACCTCGACCCCGCACGCAGGGACGGAGTGAAGCGGCTCGCCAACCCCGCTGATTGGTCACCGTCCCTCGACTTCGCCTTCGACCTCGCCACGAGACTGCCCACCGGAGTCAAACTCGGACCGGGTATCGACCGCGACCTCATCCCCGACGACGCCGAGGCGCAGTGGGTCTCCGTCGACCGGGATGTGGTCGAGCTCGGCCTGTGGTTCGGTGCTGTCGCCCGCGCGGGCATCCGGCGTTCCGCGCTCGTCATCGGCTCGCACGGCGTAGCGGAGCTCTCCGCGGAGCGCGACAGCGAGGATGAACCCGTGGGAACACTCGGCGAGTACGTCTATGAGCCGGATGGCGCCGTCATCCGGGCTCGCCTCATCGGGGATCTCGCGCGCTCGCTGGGCGGCCGGATGCTCTCCCCTACGATCGCGTATCTGACCGCCGACACCGCCGTGCAGACACCCTTCGCCTCCGCGTTCCGGGTCGTCGAGGAGTTTCCTCTCGACAAGCGGACACTCAAGAAGGAGCTTGCCGCGCGGGAGATCGGCACCCTCGAGATCAAAAAACGGGGTGTCGACATTGACCCCGCGACATTCCGTTCGTCACTCGGGCTCGCCGGCTCCGAGTCGGCGACGCTCATCCTCACGAGGGTGGGCGAGCGTCGCCGAGCGCTCCTCGCGGAGCGCGTGGGCTAG
- the rimI gene encoding ribosomal protein S18-alanine N-acetyltransferase, translating to MTTWQLRRAAPEDLDPIMAIEEDVFGTDAWSRENMAAELVDRFGYYLVAFPVGVPEQVDAYAGLRAPRGEPQADIQTIAIVPSARRQGLGRVLMGALIDEARRRGARELFLEVRADNPGAQALYDSLGFEAIAVRPRYYQPDGVDAIIMRLTIPEPKVAMA from the coding sequence ATGACGACCTGGCAGCTTCGCCGCGCGGCTCCCGAGGATCTCGATCCCATCATGGCGATTGAGGAGGACGTCTTCGGCACCGACGCGTGGTCGCGTGAGAATATGGCGGCCGAACTCGTCGATCGGTTCGGCTACTACCTCGTTGCGTTCCCGGTAGGTGTACCGGAGCAGGTCGACGCGTATGCCGGGCTCCGAGCGCCCCGTGGGGAGCCGCAGGCGGACATCCAGACCATCGCGATCGTGCCGTCGGCTCGACGGCAGGGCCTAGGGCGTGTGCTCATGGGCGCTCTCATCGACGAGGCGCGTCGGCGCGGCGCTCGCGAGCTCTTCCTCGAGGTCCGTGCCGACAACCCGGGTGCGCAGGCGCTCTACGATTCGCTCGGCTTCGAGGCGATCGCCGTCCGCCCCCGCTACTACCAACCGGACGGTGTTGACGCGATCATCATGCGCTTGACGATCCCCGAACCGAAAGTGGCGATGGCATGA
- the tsaD gene encoding tRNA (adenosine(37)-N6)-threonylcarbamoyltransferase complex transferase subunit TsaD: MSGPLVLGIETSCDETGVGIVRGTELLANVIASSMEEHARYGGVVPEVAARAHLEALAPTLQRALDDAGVSLQDLDAIAVTSGPGLAGALMVGVGAAKALALSLDKPLYAVNHLVGHVGADLLTGDDIEYPTVALLVSGGHTSLLLVRDLISDVELLGETIDDAAGEAFDKVARLLSLPYPGGPEIDRAAVGGDPTAIRFPRGLSLPKDMAQHRYDFSFSGLKTAVARWVEREQDAGAPVPVADVAASFREAVVDVLIAKALAACADLGVPRLLLGGGVVANARLRAVAEERCAAAGVELRIPPLSLCTDNGAMIAAIGSQLVAAGRAPSGLEFGADSTLPVTVVQAP; the protein is encoded by the coding sequence ATGAGTGGGCCCCTGGTGCTCGGTATCGAGACGAGTTGCGACGAGACGGGTGTCGGCATCGTCCGGGGAACGGAGCTTCTCGCAAACGTGATCGCATCCTCCATGGAGGAGCACGCGCGGTACGGAGGTGTTGTTCCCGAGGTTGCCGCCCGCGCTCACCTCGAGGCGCTCGCGCCGACCCTTCAGCGCGCGTTGGATGACGCTGGTGTGAGCCTCCAGGACCTCGACGCCATCGCGGTCACGAGTGGTCCGGGCCTCGCGGGTGCTCTCATGGTGGGTGTCGGAGCCGCCAAGGCGCTTGCCCTCTCGCTCGACAAACCCCTGTACGCCGTCAATCATCTCGTCGGGCACGTCGGGGCGGATTTGCTCACCGGCGACGACATCGAGTACCCGACCGTTGCGCTCCTCGTTTCGGGCGGGCACACGTCCCTGCTCCTCGTTCGCGATCTCATCTCGGACGTCGAGCTCCTCGGTGAGACCATCGACGACGCTGCCGGTGAGGCTTTTGACAAGGTCGCGCGCTTGCTCTCGCTGCCCTATCCGGGTGGTCCGGAAATCGACCGTGCGGCCGTGGGCGGCGATCCGACCGCGATCCGCTTCCCGCGGGGGCTCAGTCTCCCCAAGGACATGGCCCAGCACCGCTACGACTTCTCGTTCTCCGGACTCAAGACCGCGGTCGCACGCTGGGTCGAGCGTGAGCAGGATGCCGGGGCTCCGGTTCCGGTGGCGGATGTGGCCGCGAGCTTCCGCGAGGCGGTCGTTGATGTACTCATCGCGAAAGCACTGGCCGCGTGTGCTGACCTCGGGGTGCCGAGGCTGTTGCTCGGGGGCGGCGTTGTCGCGAACGCCCGACTGCGTGCGGTCGCTGAGGAACGCTGTGCCGCCGCCGGCGTGGAGTTGAGGATCCCCCCGTTGAGCTTGTGCACCGACAACGGTGCGATGATCGCGGCGATTGGCTCCCAACTCGTGGCTGCCGGCCGGGCGCCGTCCGGGCTCGAGTTCGGCGCGGACTCAACCCTCCCGGTCACCGTCGTCCAGGCGCCGTAA
- a CDS encoding ABC transporter substrate-binding protein, translated as MTRQFRAALVAIVIGSMVGLAACSPAEPAPTPTPTPRAPLDLTIGALLPETGIIADWGPATRAAVGLAVADIAAAGTPITVTAEFRDAADSSSDTGVASADELMALPVDAFVGPLSDGVSRKILDKVVAAGIPLVSPANSSPDFTNYDDQGFYWRTAPPCTLEADVFAGRLAAGKATTVGILSQGGACGDKLPNAVRIGLERLGMRVVADVPIAEGGSVDAAAAEIAAASPDAVAVVSPFGKDAVSALDAAGFRGDQLYFVGLPPGDYSADFPEGTLQGATATRAGPDYSALTDFTDRLREIDGSLSQYRWSAETYDAVILLALAALRADSTEGQKIADALLEVSGGDGEGTVCTSFTPCAAAILQGETIDYEGISGTVDFNEDGDPTGAQIGVFVANRSGVFSRVQD; from the coding sequence GTGACACGGCAATTCCGCGCCGCCCTCGTGGCCATCGTTATCGGCTCCATGGTCGGCCTCGCGGCCTGTTCTCCGGCCGAACCGGCTCCCACCCCGACGCCGACACCGCGCGCGCCCCTCGACCTGACCATCGGCGCCCTACTGCCCGAAACGGGCATCATCGCGGACTGGGGTCCCGCCACGCGTGCCGCCGTAGGCCTCGCCGTGGCAGACATCGCCGCCGCCGGAACGCCCATCACCGTCACCGCAGAGTTCCGGGACGCGGCGGACAGCAGCTCGGATACGGGGGTCGCATCGGCCGACGAGCTCATGGCCCTACCCGTTGACGCGTTCGTCGGGCCGCTGTCAGACGGGGTCTCGCGCAAGATCCTCGACAAGGTCGTTGCTGCGGGCATCCCGCTGGTGTCGCCCGCGAACTCCTCACCAGACTTCACGAACTATGACGACCAGGGCTTCTACTGGCGTACGGCGCCCCCGTGCACACTCGAAGCCGACGTCTTCGCTGGGCGGCTCGCAGCGGGCAAAGCCACAACGGTCGGGATCCTGTCCCAGGGTGGTGCTTGCGGAGACAAGCTCCCGAACGCGGTGCGCATCGGACTCGAACGTCTCGGAATGCGGGTCGTCGCCGATGTGCCGATCGCCGAGGGCGGCTCCGTCGACGCAGCGGCGGCCGAGATCGCCGCGGCGTCACCGGATGCCGTTGCCGTCGTTTCGCCGTTCGGCAAGGACGCCGTCTCGGCGCTCGATGCCGCTGGCTTCCGTGGGGACCAGCTGTACTTCGTCGGCCTGCCGCCCGGCGACTACTCAGCCGACTTCCCCGAGGGCACCCTCCAGGGCGCGACCGCGACGCGGGCGGGTCCCGACTATTCCGCGCTCACCGACTTCACCGACCGACTTCGTGAGATCGACGGCTCTCTGTCGCAGTACCGCTGGTCTGCCGAGACCTACGACGCCGTCATCCTTCTTGCGCTCGCAGCGCTTCGCGCCGACTCGACGGAGGGCCAGAAGATCGCGGATGCCCTCCTCGAGGTTTCGGGCGGCGACGGGGAAGGAACGGTCTGCACCTCATTCACTCCGTGTGCCGCCGCGATTCTTCAAGGGGAGACCATCGACTACGAGGGAATCTCTGGGACGGTCGATTTTAATGAGGACGGCGACCCGACAGGAGCCCAGATCGGTGTGTTCGTCGCCAATCGTTCTGGCGTCTTCTCGCGGGTCCAAGACTGA
- a CDS encoding holo-ACP synthase, whose translation MIVGIGVDVVDIARFERALVRTPTLKDRLFAPSEQLKDGQPMPLRSLAGRFAAKEALIKALGDSSGVQWHDMLVVNDKLGNPSFELQDSTRAIADARGITAVHLSMSHDAGIAIAYVVAES comes from the coding sequence ATGATCGTCGGTATCGGGGTGGATGTCGTCGACATCGCTCGATTCGAGCGCGCCCTCGTGCGCACACCGACCCTCAAAGACCGTCTGTTCGCTCCCAGCGAACAGCTCAAGGACGGCCAACCCATGCCGTTGCGCTCGCTCGCCGGACGGTTCGCAGCGAAGGAAGCACTCATCAAGGCGCTCGGCGACTCAAGTGGCGTGCAGTGGCACGACATGCTCGTCGTCAACGACAAACTGGGTAACCCAAGCTTCGAGCTGCAGGACTCCACGCGCGCGATCGCCGACGCGCGCGGCATCACCGCCGTGCACCTCTCCATGAGCCACGACGCCGGCATCGCCATCGCCTATGTGGTGGCCGAATCGTGA
- a CDS encoding DUF4190 domain-containing protein: MTDTPTQTTESADPYASVSSQPSQTLSIVSMALGLSGFFLGIFVSIAAVVLGHLAQKREPQAKAFWLTGIIAGYVGIGFSLVVIVLSLVYVAFILLFVGIAATYN; the protein is encoded by the coding sequence ATGACCGACACCCCAACGCAGACCACGGAATCGGCTGACCCGTACGCTTCGGTCTCGTCCCAGCCGTCGCAGACGCTGTCGATCGTGTCGATGGCGCTCGGGCTCTCCGGCTTCTTCCTCGGCATCTTCGTGTCGATCGCCGCCGTGGTGCTCGGGCACCTCGCTCAGAAGCGGGAGCCGCAGGCCAAGGCGTTTTGGCTGACGGGAATCATCGCGGGCTATGTCGGAATCGGCTTCTCTCTCGTCGTGATCGTTCTCTCGCTCGTTTATGTGGCCTTCATCCTCCTCTTTGTGGGAATCGCCGCCACCTACAACTAG
- the tsaB gene encoding tRNA (adenosine(37)-N6)-threonylcarbamoyltransferase complex dimerization subunit type 1 TsaB, with translation MLLAIDTSVGTSVAIVDRDLGTLAVASSPDTRGHAELIGVLIDECLRDSGIAVTELSGVVAGMGPGPFTGLRVGIAAARAFAFGTGVPVVPLASHDAVAFGEDEPIVVTTDARRRELFYSVYSGSDDAGLPLRVEGPALAKAEGFVAPAGHHLIHATSIDAASLGHLAETWYAVGRPFPADEPLYLRSPDVTISAGPKRVTG, from the coding sequence GTGCTGCTGGCCATTGATACGTCGGTGGGAACATCCGTCGCCATCGTCGATCGCGATCTGGGCACACTCGCCGTCGCGTCGAGCCCTGATACACGCGGCCATGCCGAGCTCATCGGTGTGCTCATCGACGAATGCCTCCGCGATTCCGGAATCGCGGTAACCGAGTTGTCTGGTGTCGTCGCCGGCATGGGGCCGGGGCCGTTCACGGGGCTTCGTGTGGGCATCGCTGCCGCGCGTGCCTTCGCCTTCGGTACCGGAGTGCCCGTCGTGCCGCTCGCCAGCCACGACGCCGTCGCGTTCGGCGAGGATGAACCGATCGTGGTGACGACGGATGCCCGCAGGCGCGAACTCTTTTATTCCGTGTACTCCGGCTCCGACGACGCTGGGCTCCCGCTGCGCGTCGAGGGGCCCGCGCTCGCCAAGGCTGAAGGGTTCGTAGCACCCGCCGGCCACCACCTCATTCATGCGACCTCGATCGACGCCGCATCCCTCGGCCACCTCGCGGAGACCTGGTACGCCGTCGGTCGCCCGTTCCCGGCGGACGAACCGCTGTACTTGCGCTCTCCGGACGTCACGATCTCCGCCGGTCCGAAGCGAGTGACCGGATGA
- the alr gene encoding alanine racemase → MSRLATIDLGAISRNVETLRRAAGGVAAMAVVKADGYGHGAVPSARAVLEGGAERLGVATIDEALELREAGIRAPILAWLHETDAAFPTAVAAGIELGVGSLQQLEAVATTAPGAVLHLKADTGLGRGGATATEWPALVEAAAAHERAGLLRVVGVWSHLSNTGEVEDREQLARFDEALDAARSAGLQPEFVHLAATAATLRLPDARFSLVRLGIGCYGLSPFDDVSSLDLGLTPAMTLETTVVSLKRVPAGHGVSYGYRYRTTEETTLALVPLGYADGVPRAASGRAPVAVGGDAFRVAGSIAMDQFIVDVGDAPIAVGDRVVLFGDPSTGVPSADDWAAAAGTINYEIVTRIGSRVTREYV, encoded by the coding sequence GTGAGCAGGCTCGCAACCATCGACCTCGGCGCGATCTCGCGCAACGTTGAGACACTGCGCCGTGCCGCCGGTGGTGTTGCCGCGATGGCGGTCGTGAAGGCCGACGGCTACGGTCATGGCGCGGTCCCCTCCGCCCGCGCGGTACTGGAGGGTGGCGCGGAGCGCCTCGGTGTGGCGACGATCGACGAAGCGTTGGAGCTCAGAGAGGCGGGCATCCGGGCTCCGATCCTGGCCTGGCTGCACGAGACGGATGCCGCGTTCCCCACGGCAGTGGCGGCGGGCATCGAGCTCGGCGTGGGTTCCCTCCAGCAACTCGAGGCGGTGGCGACAACCGCTCCGGGTGCTGTCCTGCACCTCAAGGCGGACACGGGACTCGGCCGCGGTGGCGCAACCGCGACCGAGTGGCCGGCTCTCGTCGAGGCGGCGGCCGCCCACGAGCGCGCGGGCCTGCTCCGTGTGGTCGGAGTGTGGAGTCACCTTTCCAACACGGGCGAGGTCGAGGACCGCGAGCAACTCGCGCGCTTCGACGAGGCCCTCGATGCCGCTCGGTCGGCAGGCCTCCAGCCCGAGTTTGTGCACCTCGCGGCGACCGCCGCAACACTCCGTCTACCCGACGCTCGTTTCTCTCTCGTCCGTCTCGGCATCGGATGCTACGGGCTCTCGCCCTTCGACGATGTGTCGTCACTCGACCTCGGCCTCACCCCCGCGATGACCCTCGAGACGACGGTGGTCTCCCTCAAGCGCGTGCCAGCCGGTCACGGGGTTTCGTACGGCTACCGCTATCGCACGACCGAGGAGACGACCCTGGCTCTTGTGCCTCTCGGCTATGCCGACGGTGTGCCGCGTGCGGCATCGGGCCGAGCACCGGTGGCCGTCGGCGGTGATGCCTTCCGTGTCGCCGGGAGTATCGCCATGGACCAGTTCATCGTTGACGTGGGGGATGCGCCCATCGCGGTGGGCGATCGTGTTGTGCTGTTCGGGGACCCGTCAACCGGTGTTCCGTCCGCCGACGACTGGGCGGCGGCCGCGGGCACCATCAACTACGAGATCGTGACGCGTATCGGCAGCCGGGTGACCCGGGAGTACGTATGA
- a CDS encoding DUF4190 domain-containing protein: protein MSESVPTPAAAPVAPAAKWNVLSIVSLVTSILGLSLVGIITGHISLSQIKKTGEQGNVLAIIGLILGYLGAVGWIIFWIVWFSLFAFAGAVGYSSY, encoded by the coding sequence ATGTCTGAATCCGTGCCCACCCCGGCCGCCGCGCCTGTCGCGCCGGCGGCCAAGTGGAACGTTCTCTCGATCGTTTCGCTTGTCACGTCGATCCTGGGGCTCAGCCTCGTCGGTATCATCACCGGCCACATTTCGCTCAGTCAGATTAAGAAGACAGGCGAGCAGGGCAACGTGCTTGCCATCATCGGACTGATCCTCGGCTACCTCGGTGCCGTTGGTTGGATCATCTTCTGGATCGTGTGGTTCTCGCTTTTCGCATTCGCAGGAGCCGTTGGCTACTCGTCCTACTAG
- the groES gene encoding co-chaperone GroES, whose amino-acid sequence MSVSIKPLEDRIVIQQVDAEQTTASGLVIPDTAKEKPQEGEVVAVGPGRIDDNGNRVPLDIAVGDKVIYSKYGGTEVKYGGEEYLVLSARDVLAVVVR is encoded by the coding sequence GTGTCGGTGTCCATCAAGCCGCTCGAAGATCGCATCGTCATCCAGCAGGTCGACGCAGAGCAGACCACGGCATCGGGTCTGGTCATCCCTGACACTGCCAAGGAGAAGCCCCAGGAGGGCGAGGTCGTGGCCGTTGGCCCCGGCCGTATCGACGACAACGGAAACCGCGTTCCGCTCGACATCGCCGTTGGCGACAAGGTCATCTACTCCAAGTACGGTGGCACCGAGGTCAAGTACGGCGGCGAGGAGTACCTCGTTCTGTCGGCGCGCGACGTTCTCGCGGTTGTCGTCCGCTAG
- a CDS encoding DUF4190 domain-containing protein: MADSDETVPPIPTPPADAAAVPPVEPTPAAPAAAPATPAPEQPAAATPPPAAPTPPPAAPTPQPAYGTQPPAQPYGQPQYQQPYAQAYAPAAPGPAQGLSITSMILGIASILLSFLWIGLLPAIAAVITGHLAQRRQPYAKAFWLTGLITGYIGVVLGLFVILFFVFFLVLGFSSSGYMGY; encoded by the coding sequence ATGGCAGATTCAGACGAGACCGTCCCCCCGATCCCCACTCCTCCGGCGGATGCCGCGGCGGTGCCACCCGTAGAGCCCACTCCCGCGGCTCCCGCTGCAGCACCCGCGACGCCCGCGCCCGAGCAGCCCGCTGCAGCCACTCCGCCGCCCGCGGCACCGACCCCGCCGCCCGCGGCGCCGACGCCCCAACCGGCCTACGGCACGCAGCCACCGGCGCAGCCTTACGGGCAGCCCCAGTACCAGCAGCCGTACGCCCAGGCCTATGCTCCCGCCGCCCCCGGGCCGGCTCAGGGTCTGTCGATCACGTCGATGATCCTCGGCATCGCGAGCATCCTCTTGAGCTTCCTCTGGATCGGCCTTCTTCCCGCCATCGCCGCGGTGATCACCGGTCACCTGGCTCAGCGTCGCCAACCGTACGCGAAGGCCTTCTGGCTGACGGGCCTCATCACCGGCTACATCGGCGTTGTGCTCGGGCTCTTCGTGATCCTGTTCTTCGTGTTCTTCCTCGTGCTCGGCTTCTCGAGCTCCGGCTACATGGGCTACTAG
- the tsaE gene encoding tRNA (adenosine(37)-N6)-threonylcarbamoyltransferase complex ATPase subunit type 1 TsaE: protein MSEVLSIRSPEEMSQLGARIAAEVRAGDLVMLNGELGAGKTTLTRGIGEALGVRGPVTSPTFVLARTHPREHGAPLVHVDAYRLRSPVELDDLDLDFAGSIVVVEWGDGLLDGITDSWLRIDIERPHGGDESAEVEPRTVTITGVGARWEGVSWRAAGH from the coding sequence ATGAGCGAGGTGCTGAGCATCCGCAGCCCCGAGGAGATGTCGCAGTTGGGCGCTCGTATCGCGGCAGAGGTGCGTGCCGGGGATCTTGTCATGCTCAATGGCGAACTCGGCGCGGGCAAGACGACGCTCACGCGTGGCATCGGTGAGGCGCTCGGCGTTCGCGGGCCTGTCACGAGCCCGACGTTTGTGCTCGCGAGAACACACCCACGGGAGCACGGCGCACCCCTCGTGCACGTCGACGCGTACCGTCTTCGCAGTCCCGTCGAACTCGACGACCTCGACCTGGATTTCGCGGGTTCGATCGTGGTCGTCGAATGGGGCGACGGCCTGCTCGACGGCATCACCGACTCGTGGCTGCGCATCGACATCGAGCGGCCGCACGGCGGCGACGAGTCGGCCGAAGTTGAGCCTCGAACCGTCACGATCACGGGCGTCGGGGCCCGGTGGGAGGGGGTGAGCTGGCGTGCTGCTGGCCATTGA
- the rarD gene encoding EamA family transporter RarD produces the protein MSTAPPVPDRVTGSGLAFALSAYLLWGVLPLAFVLLIPSGPVEIVAWRIVFSLVFCALLLTVTRGWQRFAALARDRRVVLTLAIAAVFILVNWSVFIAATLTGHVVEASLGYFTNPIVTVLLGVLVLRERLRPLQWLAVGISAIAVLVLAIGYGAFPWIALSLAASFGLYGLVKKQVGPKVDAIGGLTMETLVLSPLAVVALVFVQVTVGLTIGTESPLHTAVMLSVGAITAIPLLLFAAAARRLPLVYLGLVQYIAPVLQLIIGVWILGEAMPLERWIGFGIVWLALAILTVDVIRHRSRSDLPAVEPEP, from the coding sequence GTGTCAACCGCCCCACCCGTTCCCGATCGCGTCACTGGCTCGGGACTCGCGTTCGCGCTCTCTGCCTACCTTCTGTGGGGCGTTCTCCCGCTCGCCTTTGTGCTCCTCATCCCGTCGGGCCCGGTCGAGATCGTCGCGTGGCGCATCGTCTTCTCGCTCGTCTTCTGCGCGCTGCTCCTGACGGTAACCCGTGGGTGGCAGCGCTTCGCGGCGCTCGCACGCGACCGCCGCGTTGTGCTCACGCTCGCTATTGCGGCGGTGTTCATCCTCGTGAACTGGTCCGTGTTCATCGCGGCAACACTGACCGGGCACGTCGTCGAGGCATCCCTCGGTTACTTCACCAACCCGATCGTGACGGTGTTGCTGGGTGTCCTCGTTCTTCGTGAGCGTCTCAGGCCCCTCCAATGGCTCGCCGTCGGTATCAGCGCGATCGCCGTTCTCGTGTTGGCCATCGGATACGGGGCGTTCCCCTGGATCGCCTTGAGCCTCGCGGCGAGTTTCGGCCTGTATGGGCTCGTCAAGAAGCAGGTGGGCCCGAAGGTGGATGCCATTGGCGGACTGACCATGGAGACCCTCGTTCTCAGTCCTCTCGCCGTTGTCGCGCTCGTTTTTGTGCAGGTTACCGTCGGCCTCACGATCGGTACCGAGTCGCCCCTGCACACCGCCGTGATGCTCAGCGTCGGAGCGATCACGGCGATCCCGCTCCTCTTGTTCGCAGCGGCGGCCCGGCGTCTGCCGTTGGTCTATTTGGGACTCGTGCAGTACATCGCCCCCGTCCTTCAGCTCATCATCGGCGTGTGGATCCTGGGGGAGGCGATGCCACTCGAACGGTGGATCGGCTTCGGGATTGTCTGGCTCGCCCTGGCCATCCTGACGGTCGACGTCATTCGCCACCGCTCTCGCTCCGACCTTCCCGCGGTAGAGCCGGAGCCCTGA